TATTAATACCCCGATTGCAACCGAAAACTATGAGATTCCTGATtatgataatttatcaagGCGTATACTAATGACAATGAGAGAGTATGGATTGACTGGAGGATTAAGTACCGAAGTCCTTGAAATGGTACTACTTGGACTAGATGCccatttaaagaatattattgaaagtgCTATTGATGTTACGAGGTATAGAGAGAATAAGTATACAactaatgattttatatcCACGACTCTAAACTCTATGCAACCTTTTAATTCTAATGAGAATgtcaagaaaagaaaggcTGATAGTGAGATGGACAATGAAAAGAAACGTAAGGTAacattgaatattaatgatttattcGATACATTTGAAATGTTCCCACATTTAATTGAACCATCAGGTCCAAAATTAAGATTATCCAATATAATGCTACAGAATGATGATATGGTATCTACAGATTACGATTATGAATTACCGCCTAGGTTGGAGCCAGTCGTTGAACCAATTGCAAACGGTATACTAAAAAAGGAAACGCCTGTAAACAAATCTAATGGTTCCTTACATattgaatcaaaagaaaaCGAAAATAAACCGGATACAAAACCTCTGCATGTCATTAAATCTGATACAAATATGGATAAGGCCGATGGATCTTCTGCGCTGCAAAAAGAAGGATCTCAACAATCGAAAGAAGTGACAAACAATTCACAACAACCGACAACACAGACGCAGACGACATCTCAGAAGCTACCATTACCTGATGTTCATGCTGGAACGActgatgaattgaaatgGATGTTACATGACCTCATTTCTACGATGTAATCTACTACTATTTATACATTTAATCATATagaatatcaattaattatacatgatatatttcaacttttccGTTTATAGGGTGAATCAGTAGAGTACATAATctccaaatttttcaaaaaatgcCCTATTTCAGTTTCCGGTACAGCATCAAGAACAGACATATGTAAACATTTGCTTTGTAAGTAAGCGTAATTTAGTAGAAGTACTAAATCTTCTGATATTATAGAACCAGACACAATTGGGGTATGTAATAATTCATATTGCCTAGATGACTTTATATTTGTGATATCTAATAACATAATATTAGATTCAAAACTTTTTAATAAACGGGAATTAATGGCATCAACATTTATTATGTATGCGATACCTTCTACCCCTTCTGGTATCAGTAAGCTTTTTATAACTTTTCCTAGACTTGATGCATCATCAAGTGACATTTTCTGGCTAGATATTTGACTAAGACTGTAATCGCTCTGATCAAAATTTCTTAGATTTAAGGGACTCGAAGAATTCAACATATCAGATGAATTCTGACCGACTGCAACACACTTTAAATAGTAATTGAACTCCCATGATTTCTCTCGAAATTTTTCTGACTTTTCAACAATACTTTTATAACTTGAG
The nucleotide sequence above comes from Debaryomyces hansenii CBS767 chromosome A complete sequence. Encoded proteins:
- a CDS encoding DEHA2D11594p (similar to CA2512|CaHFI1 Candida albicans HFI1), encoding MSSTSTPAEALTSKSSKRVELETLIREFQTKLGSDWDKYHESLSLFLVGKLSRPELIHNITPILKNGLRKYHNKLLLLNFSNSLKDGPLDLQSEFASFWNKKANKTKNIRSSQYEKFKQNIMGLPVKERRRIKNITRESGKKGKLNASITLTRHALLPKIPMIQDTAQQQLQVNNLVQWQQDVVNGINTPIATENYEIPDYDNLSRRILMTMREYGLTGGLSTEVLEMVLLGLDAHLKNIIESAIDVTRYRENKYTTNDFISTTLNSMQPFNSNENVKKRKADSEMDNEKKRKVTLNINDLFDTFEMFPHLIEPSGPKLRLSNIMLQNDDMVSTDYDYELPPRLEPVVEPIANGILKKETPVNKSNGSLHIESKENENKPDTKPSHVIKSDTNMDKADGSSASQKEGSQQSKEVTNNSQQPTTQTQTTSQKLPLPDVHAGTTDELKWMLHDLISTM